A genomic region of Runella rosea contains the following coding sequences:
- a CDS encoding bifunctional YncE family protein/alkaline phosphatase family protein, which yields MRFFFPFSLLFSPLLLTAQLRTIKTLQVPSRAEYCKIDTTGGYSVLPSGRRVTPVGTTLRITNDPFGLAVSPDGRRVVALHSGAISLIDAENPRQALRIPDYAKTFADPFKGATFLGAAFATDSKLVYLSGGDKGNIIIFDTEKKEKIDDISLNQPIDNQNFEESFTSDLILNSAKNELLVLDRAHFRMVRIDLATKKITASIPVGRQPFGLSLSPDKKYAFVANVGLYAYPLVPGVTPKNKDTMMLKFPPYATVTKESIEGVEVEGRKIPGLGSPLVPEAMSVWMVDLATNKVKGKFKTGHQIGEMIEEAEIVGGASPNSVAVGKRFAYVSNATNDNISIINCQTRKIAGHIALKVHPSIDKYRGLMPFGMALTQDEKTLYVALLGFNAVAVVDLTTRRVKGLIPTGWGPTKVKLSPDEKNLYVVSARGLGAGQNGGSGFVKPDRGTYIGDIQLGTFQKVTLPTPTELKKWTQQAIDNTFETVSVTDDGKNPLPPLPGSRTSPIKYIVYITKENRTYDEVLGQLSKGDPTLARYGTNVTVTTKTDTLRQVDVMPNHLRIAQQFAYSDNFYCDSDASIHGHHWMMGVIPNEWVEANSNHSSSFNAFSKAPGRRFPKATGGIDPEDYNEIGGLWEALERKKIPFYNFGEGNEFAAVAEEWNHFEYGARQPVVFPLQKAVFEHTSRNYAGFDMNIPDWLRMDQFEKEFTAKWLTPQKGKKVDLPRLIALQLPNDHGAGVRPEAGFPYPHSFMADNDISLGRILQFLSHTPYWKNMLVVITEDDPQGGVDHIDAHRSVLMFAGPYVKRGHVSHTHANFGSILKVVYNTLGVPYVNQYDATASLLQDFFTDKPDFTPYQMLIPDKRIYDVDKAMEIYKKTYDWKTAKPGPKMDDPDEQRREHYRQQNN from the coding sequence ATGCGTTTCTTTTTCCCCTTTTCTCTTCTCTTTTCCCCCCTTTTGCTTACCGCTCAACTCCGTACAATCAAAACCCTTCAAGTACCGAGCCGAGCCGAGTATTGCAAAATTGACACCACAGGCGGCTACTCGGTACTGCCCAGCGGGCGGCGCGTCACACCCGTCGGCACTACCCTCCGCATCACCAACGACCCTTTCGGACTAGCTGTCAGTCCTGATGGGAGGCGGGTCGTGGCACTGCACAGCGGCGCTATTTCACTCATCGATGCCGAAAATCCACGTCAGGCCCTTCGCATTCCCGATTACGCCAAAACGTTTGCGGACCCTTTCAAAGGTGCCACATTTTTGGGCGCTGCCTTTGCGACTGACTCCAAACTGGTATATCTGAGCGGCGGCGACAAGGGGAATATTATCATTTTTGACACCGAAAAAAAGGAAAAAATTGACGACATTTCACTCAACCAACCCATTGATAATCAAAATTTTGAAGAAAGTTTTACTTCAGATTTAATCCTAAATTCTGCTAAAAATGAGCTGCTTGTTCTTGACCGGGCGCATTTTAGAATGGTGCGGATTGATTTGGCCACAAAAAAAATCACGGCTTCCATTCCCGTAGGGCGGCAGCCGTTTGGGCTTTCGTTAAGTCCCGACAAAAAATACGCGTTTGTAGCCAATGTTGGATTATATGCGTACCCTTTGGTGCCAGGCGTAACGCCCAAAAACAAAGACACCATGATGCTAAAATTTCCCCCTTACGCAACCGTCACCAAAGAGTCTATCGAAGGAGTAGAAGTCGAAGGACGAAAAATCCCTGGCTTGGGTAGCCCACTCGTGCCCGAAGCCATGAGCGTTTGGATGGTAGACTTAGCCACCAACAAAGTCAAGGGTAAATTTAAAACTGGACATCAGATCGGGGAAATGATTGAGGAAGCCGAAATCGTGGGCGGTGCAAGTCCCAACTCCGTTGCGGTCGGAAAACGCTTTGCCTACGTTTCCAACGCCACAAATGACAACATTTCGATTATCAATTGCCAAACGCGCAAAATCGCGGGACATATCGCGCTGAAAGTGCACCCCAGCATTGACAAGTACCGAGGATTGATGCCATTTGGGATGGCGCTCACCCAAGATGAAAAAACGCTATACGTGGCCCTTTTGGGCTTCAATGCCGTAGCAGTGGTTGATTTGACCACCCGTAGGGTAAAGGGATTGATTCCCACGGGTTGGGGACCGACCAAAGTGAAATTATCGCCCGATGAGAAAAATCTGTATGTGGTCTCTGCCCGGGGATTGGGCGCGGGCCAAAACGGCGGTAGCGGTTTTGTAAAACCAGACCGAGGTACCTACATCGGCGACATTCAGCTCGGAACATTCCAAAAAGTTACGCTCCCGACACCCACCGAATTGAAAAAATGGACACAACAAGCCATCGACAATACTTTTGAGACCGTGTCAGTCACCGACGACGGCAAAAATCCCCTCCCTCCCCTGCCCGGCTCGCGGACAAGTCCCATCAAATACATTGTGTACATTACCAAAGAGAACCGCACATACGACGAAGTCTTGGGACAGCTTTCAAAAGGTGACCCTACGCTCGCTCGATATGGAACAAATGTGACGGTAACGACAAAAACGGACACTTTGCGCCAGGTAGATGTGATGCCCAATCACCTGCGCATTGCCCAACAATTTGCGTATTCTGATAATTTTTACTGCGACTCTGATGCATCCATTCACGGCCACCATTGGATGATGGGCGTCATCCCCAACGAATGGGTCGAAGCCAATTCCAATCACTCTTCTAGCTTCAATGCATTCTCTAAAGCACCCGGACGGCGTTTTCCAAAAGCTACGGGCGGAATTGACCCCGAGGACTACAACGAAATTGGCGGACTATGGGAAGCTCTAGAACGCAAAAAAATCCCATTTTATAATTTTGGCGAAGGAAATGAGTTTGCTGCCGTCGCGGAAGAATGGAACCATTTTGAATACGGCGCACGGCAGCCCGTGGTGTTTCCTTTGCAAAAAGCGGTTTTTGAGCATACCTCGCGCAACTATGCTGGTTTTGACATGAACATTCCTGATTGGCTCCGAATGGACCAGTTTGAGAAAGAATTTACCGCAAAATGGCTGACTCCGCAGAAAGGCAAAAAAGTGGATTTGCCCCGACTGATTGCCCTCCAACTTCCCAATGACCACGGCGCGGGCGTCCGTCCAGAAGCAGGATTTCCGTATCCCCATTCTTTTATGGCCGATAATGACATTTCATTGGGTCGAATCTTACAATTCCTTTCGCATACGCCGTATTGGAAAAATATGCTCGTTGTGATTACTGAAGACGACCCGCAGGGGGGCGTGGACCATATCGATGCGCACCGCTCGGTATTGATGTTCGCCGGACCTTACGTAAAGCGTGGGCACGTATCGCACACCCACGCCAATTTTGGGTCCATTTTGAAAGTAGTTTATAATACATTGGGCGTACCCTACGTCAACCAATACGACGC